Within the Ensifer canadensis genome, the region GCCTGCATTGATACCGCCGTAAGTCAATGACGGTGCCGGTGGATCACTGTTTTGCCGGCGTTGCGTCGCGCATTCGTGCCCGGTGTCCGGGCACTGCGATGATAACGTCGCTTCGGTCACTTACCGTTGCGCCCCTGGGATGCTGTCGCAGGCCCTATGACGGCAGCAACTTCGGTTATCTTGTTCGCCGGAAATCCGGCGCGTTCCGAATGTTCGCGAATGACGTCGGCGCTTGATGCCTCGTGGACGCAGTAAATCTTGTCGCCGGCGACATAACTGGTGATCCATGTATATGGTACGCCAAGATCGGCGACGACAGCATTGGATTTTGCCGATAATGCGCAAAGGTCGTCCTGGTTGAGCTTGTCGGCCCCTGGGACGTCGCGTTCAATGATGTAGGTGGGCATCGTTCAGTTCCTCGGTTGTTGGAGGACTGAATATCAAGAATATCTAATATAATTGAAGTCAATACTTTCCACCGGTGATGCGGCGATTCACGACGATTTCCCTGGAAGTATAGGATC harbors:
- a CDS encoding DUF4242 domain-containing protein → MPTYIIERDVPGADKLNQDDLCALSAKSNAVVADLGVPYTWITSYVAGDKIYCVHEASSADVIREHSERAGFPANKITEVAAVIGPATASQGRNGK